The Setaria viridis chromosome 2, Setaria_viridis_v4.0, whole genome shotgun sequence DNA window TCATAAATAAATCTTAGCAGTAACTGCACCTGAGCCAAAATAAGTTCAGTCAGTATACATGCGTCATTTAGGCAAGAGACAAAGCAACGGAGATAAACACAGGCACGGGCACATGTCATTTGATAGACCAaaatgttaaaaaaaagaaaatagattAAAAAGAGAAGAATGTCACAAAATCAAGCAACCTAATGTTTCGGGTGTCAAAACGGCGAAGCAAATATTTCGGATGTGAAATATGCGAAGCCTCATTATTTAGAGTCTTAATGCAGCTAATTTCTCCTTACTCACCCCctacgggggtgtttggatacgaggtgctaaactttagaagggttacatcgaatgttcggatgctaattaggaggactaaacatgagctaattataaaactaactgcagaatccctatactaattcgcgagacgaatctattaagcctaattaatccatcattagcaaatagttactgtagcaccacattgtcaaatcatgaactaattagacttaatagattcatctcgcgaattagactccatctgtacaattagtttttttaattagactatatttgaTACTCCTaacaaacatccgatgtgacaagaatGTATCCCTCCTACAACTCCTCGAGATCTATTTTACAACTTTGCCACATGCCTGGACCAGTGGGCCCCACTTTACAGGCGGCTTTCTCCACCACTCGGCCACTTCAGCTTCGACTGGTCGGTAGCACTCGCCAAGCGATAAGCTCGGGGCAAGCCGCAACAGCCGCCgatgttgccgccgccgccgccccttatgcttctcccgctcctcctcctcctccttgccgccAGCTCCTTCGCCGCGGCCAATGCCAAGGCTACACCCCCGTCTGCCACCGCGGCGGCAggcgcccgcgccggctcccCTGCCCCGGTTCCGACGCCGTGGCCGGAGCAGTTCCACGCGGTGATTTTCACGAACCTCACCGAGAGCGGCGCCCGGCTGCAGCTGATAGACCTCTACTACGACTGGCCCAAGGGCCGCAACCTCAACCTCATCCACAACCAGCTCTCCGGCGACCCGACCTACGACGTCGAGTGGACCAACGGCACCTCCTACGTCTTCAACTCCGCGTCCTGCCGCACCATTCGGTTCCCCGTGGGGATCCTGCCGCCCGACTggctcgccgacggcgccgtGTACCTCGGCCGCGAGCACGTCGACGGCTTCGACTGCCACCTGTGGACCAAGGTTGATTTCATCTGGTACTACGAGGAAGTCGACACCGGCCGCCCCGTCCGCTGGAATTTCTTCAATGGTAGTTACCAGTTACGACATGCGAATTCCATATATAAATTCTCTTACCTGTTGATGCAGCGTCGCATATTTTCAATGTTTCGCACCCTTCTCCAGTGTCTTCATCCGGCAATGTGTGCAATTTGGGGACAAAGTCTACAAAtcctaactttttttttccattctttACCCCTTGATGCAAAAGTAGTGTGGTAATTCTATAGTTTTGTTGTGCAGGGATGCAATCTGAATTCGTCCAAttgattagtttttttttaccctGACACTTGGCACTCTGCTTTTCCTTTTGCAGTCTAGCATTTCTGCATTTCTTCAGTAACTGCTTGACTCAGCACTGCACAGTTCTGTGATTTCTCAGTACACAGATGCAGTCTAGAACCCTCCCAGTTTCTTGATTGGGGATTGCTCCTAAATCCTGTTATTGTGCTTGCCTTATTGCAGTCTCTGCTTTCCTGAATCGCAAATTTCAGATTGCAGTCTCAATTCCTTCACTTCCGCAGTACTTGGTTGATTCAGCAGTTTGGTGATTTGTGCGCTCGTTTTCCCCAGGGATGCAGCAGCATGTGATGAGCTTTGAGGTGGGAGGAGTGCTGGAAGACTCCAAGTGGCAGGCGCCAGCTTATTGCTTCAATGGCGACAATGCCGACACTGGCAATGTGGCTGCAGATAGAGTTGATGTGATGAACAGCTTGATCAGGTTCGCCGGGGCTCCAGCTGCAGCTATGGCTGCATCATTTGACCAGTGAGAGGTTTTGCGATGATTGACTGATGAGAGGCTTTCCATTCGGTGATCCATGATCTGTTCATTCTGTTCTGCCCTGTTAATCGCATTGTGCTTCTTAAACTCTCTTGTGTTTTGTGGTAACAGTCATTCTGCAATCCACAGCAATTAGGTGAGTAGTAGCTGTTCTTTCCTTTCAAGAACGAAAGATGTATGTTCAGTACTAGATCTGTATCTGAAAGTTGGAAATAATGGTCACACCTGCTGAACATGAGCCTCTGTAGTTGACTATCCGTGTGACAATTGCTGAACCAGAATGGTGGAAGCTGGATTGAACATCAGGGAATCAAGTACACTATAAAGAAGAGCCCCCATCAGTTCGTCGCAAATGCTAATTTCACAGTGAATCAATCGTGAGTTCATGACTGTAAAACACATTGCACAAAGGTAGAGCTCAGGTGCAATCGTGCAGAAAGGGAGGGCAACCTGACCAACGAGCAGAAACTTGTGCTCAGTCATGTGCTGAATGTTGCCTGGAGATTGGTAGAGGCACACTGTAGTCTCTAGAAGAGTGTACAGTGTTCACCATGtaaaacttgattttttttttcctccgacATTGCAGGTACATCAATGAAACTACCTTTTTTTTGAGAGATTGCTAACCCCACACACCGAGAGGTGTGCAATGAAACTACCATCCGACATTAGTGTTTTTTTTAGACCCATCCGACATTAGTTATCCAGCTTAAAAATAACGCATAGCCATTGTACTTGGATGTTAAATTTTGGGTCCAATAAGCATTTAAGAATTTTGATAGCAGGCCCAGTTTAGTAATAGGCCCATTAAAGGCCTTTTTAGAACATGATGGAGGGAatgggtaaaaaaaaaaatctgttcaAGTTCTACCAATCAATGTCGAAATATCTCTTTATAAGAAGTTAGAGAAATGCTCAAATACTATCTTAACTAGTCAAAACTTAGCACAAGTCGATCCAGCTAAATTTTTTTACCTTAATTCCAAAATTCGCATGCATGCTATGCGTGTCAGATCATGTATACTGGCCATTCCTTGTTCAAAAGAATTGCCGTTATATTTGCCGGCCGCTGTGCCTGAGCGTTTGAgttcttgtaaaaaaaaaattacaatacAGTAAACGTGGTAGAAAAGAAACCGAGGGAGACATTTCTACGTTCTCAGCAAATCGAACTTGCATTTTCACCTTTGTACACACGCACACCAATGTCCTTGTCTGACTTCGACTAGAGTGTGTCGTCACTTCATGAGGTCAACATCAATACAGAGGGGATGCATGACTCTTTGCGCAAGAATCTCTTAACTAAAAATCATCTAGACCGCATGCATGCTACTGGTAACTCTGGTAACTGTATTAACATTTTTAATTTCCTCCAAATGAAAAGACAAGTACAAGGCGGCAAATAGTAGAAATTAAAGTCTAATGCATATTCTGGTTATAGTTTCCACTTCCAGCTGCAGAACAATTAGTGAGCCATAAAATTCAACGACATTACATTCACTTGGATCGACATTATCGCCGACGCCCATGGGATGACCGCCACATGCAAAAAGCTTTAACCTCGCCGGCGCTGATGGAGCCGTGTGGATGGAATCTTCAGTAAATAACATGATAATATATGGTAATTCTTGTTTACCGATGCTTGACTAATGACTCTTTCAGTAGATTCTATCTCGTCCGTTACTACTAGGTTAATTCATAACTAGTGACGACTCATCAAAAATCAAAAAGAAGAGCctcaaaacgaaaaaaaaaggGGAATAGTTTCTACATGATTAAATTTGGTGGAAGGCTTGACACCAAGCATTTGGCAACTGTGAGCTCTGGCTGCTTACATTTTAGCTAGCAGAATGTACTATTCTCTATACTTAGACCCTATTTGGATCCACCAGCTAAATTTAGCTTCTAAGATCTAGAtaaagtttagctagctaaataTTCTTTTAGCTAAATATTCTTTTAGCTGGTTAAACCTAGCTAAACTGGTAAAAGATCAAATTACTTCTCCATCTTTCTTGGAAAAAATTTCTAAAGTGGTAAGGAGGGTAGGGTAGACAAATAACTCTTCAACTATCATTTAGCTACTAGATCCAAACACCcgtagctaaactttagctagctaaattttaatTGGGTGGATCAAAATAGGATTTTCTACTAATGGCTGCAACTAATCCACGCATTTCGCCGGCTCTTCCACGTTCACATTTCACTATGAGAGTGATAAATAAGTACGGTAATGGAGGCCTGTGTCACTGTGGGTTTGATTCAAAGCATGCACAAGAAAACGTGGTGTCGTGCGTCCGTGCGCATGAATATATGTTCAAGCGTCAAAACCTTGTGCATGGAAAATCAAGCACACGTGCAGTGCGTGCATCATCTTTCCTGAAGATCGAGGGAGTGTGATGAAAGCTATAGTTAAAAGTCAAGAAAACAGAACCTGGGTGTGTTTTTGTTATAGGTGCATATGACACCTGAATTTTTGTTACAGTCGATTGTTAATGATCGTTGTTGCAATTTCTAGGTAAAATTGGTGTAACTAAAAATGTGTATGATATGGTTAACTACTTTAAAgtatcttctttcctttttctttttttgcaaagaAAGTTGCATAGATGTGGTTAGTAGAAGCCAAATAATAAGGTGTGTTGCGCAGATAATCATCCCGCTTCCCGCCACATCTTCTGATCGATTAATAGTCAACTCACATGTTTGTTGAGTGTTGACAGATTGATTTTATCGACATTTGATGCGTGCATGGCAGTGGCACTTGAATATAATCATGGATCAGCCGTCCACGCTCTCTCAgctaccatgcatgcatgcctttgCTGTGCAACTGCAAACTGCAGATTACATTAGTTTCATCCATTATAATGTGGAAtatctttctatttttttaagaattttaattgaGCTGTGGTGGATAATGATGTTGGAATACAATGGTATATCTTCAAAGCGGGTCAATTGTAAACACGCATGCATGACTACCTACAATTCTTCGGAACTTTTGGGCGTCCAGCAGCTGAGAAGAATTATCCAAGTCAAACCATGTGTTACCAAAATATCTCATCCCCCATGATAATTTCTCGTAGTAATGCACAGATACTTACATGCAAAGGAGCTAGTGGAAACTATTAAGATGTAACATATCATGTTGTAATCGTGCAGCACGCATGTGATTTTGATTGAAATTAAAGGTCCACGGGGATATGAATTAACACGCATGACTAATAacttattatatatatagacttCAGTATCACCAAAATATTTGAAGATACTGATCTACTTTATTTAGAGAAATATATGACTGAAAAGTAGCTACGCAGTTAACAGCACGAttaggtttagacaggtttggatgAGTTCCATTAGTTATTATTTATTAATTATACTTCCTTTTGCAGTAAAGTGAAAATCAAGTTTACTGTTGAAGAACTGTGCATATAGGCTGAAAAAGAATATGTGACGGAGAAAGGTATGCTCATATCTATTAGGCAACACAGCATTTCAGATATTTTGAGTTGAATCAATGAATAGAAAATTATCCAAATTAGAAATAAAGCAATAGAAGCTTTTGACATTTCTGAGTATGGAATTTTATGCCTTTATCGTTACCCAAGAATAGTTGTTGTACTTATATGGAAGCTTCCTGAGTGTAAGGTGAACACACACAGcgcatagcaccctgcttacactttcgtcctcgcttcgtgtaaaagggttaacccaaaggtgctatggctggttgacaaaggcttataagttggctccacccttgctcaattAAATATGCGCCTGCGCTCATGagccacactgggccaaccaaattggacCGGGTGTCACAATGAACAGTTCTTCTAGTTTGCTTCAGAATCTATTAGGGCATACATGTAAGTCAACCTTAAACTAAGGAGCTATTAGCTGCAATTTTGTTTAAAAGTAAATTACAAATTTCTCATGCATTTTTAGCTATAATTTCTAATCAGGATATTTAGCTAGGATTATAATATTAATAATTAGATAATGATTATCCTAAAGACCAATAGGTTCCCTATTGGTACTTGTATAGGCATATTGCCCACTGTTGATGTTTTCATTCTTTTTCATTAATAAAAAGGATAATTCAAATTCACAATATGAAAGGGGAAATAGAAACAGCAACCAAAATAGAGAAGACGGACACaactaagcccttgtttacttcacccccaactcccaactttggcactatgcaaaaagaagattccccatcacatcaaacttgcggtacatgcatggagtactaaatgtagatgaaattaaaaactaattgcacagttttgttgtactttgcgagatgaatcttttgagcctaattagtcaatgtttggacaataattcacaaatacaaacgaaatgctacagtgtgctacagtgccagcacagtaatttggcacctttcaatttggccaactaaacaaggcctaagaaGCAACAGAGCAAATACACGCACCACGTCAAACCACAAGAACTTGCATTCACCTGGATTGATGAACAAACAATTAAGCTGATGAATACAAAGATCCAAGAACAATGTTTAAGTTGGCCCTACGTAGATACAAGGACCACTTCATTTTTTCCTAATTTGTTTCTTTCACACACGTCCATTTCCCTGCATGATCGTCACAACTGGTGGTACCATATTTCAAAAACTGACCAGTAGCTACTGGAGTAAGTGACAAATGGGTTGCTCCAATAGAAGGCATCTACACCGTCCTGGTCTTAAGGTCAAAAGCATCAGCCCCATATGTATGAATATAATGAACCTTGCTATGTAGTGTATAACTGCTTACCCGCCACATCTAAACCAAAAAAACCATTTTCAATTATCCTATACTTTATATCCACTGCAATCGCGAGTTGCAGCATGACGAGGGAACACTGCAAAACTTAGTTGAAAATTAGTTGCGTACTCACTAAACATGGTGATCCTAGCTGGTGATCCAATAGTATGAGAATATGCCTGATTCTAGACATTAATCACATCGGAACAGCACAATTGGCGTTTATTGAAACATGTTGCTAATTTAGTTTTGAAGTAAGGCATGGGTTCTTGCTATAATGTTCTGGAACCCGGGTGCACTGATGTTTTCTTTATGCATGCCAGGCCAAGAGATTACATATATGAGTACTTCGAGACAGCTGTAGAGATGTCATTAGCGCTAAGAACAAGAGATAGGAACACGAGTGTTGTTAAAATCTACGCCCTTTGTGTTGCAGATCACGTCCAAAACCTGGAATCTATGGGCAAAGTACAAACTTTCAGTTATTGTGGGCAAAGTACAAACTCTGCGGTTGAAAACTATGTGGTACTTTTCATTATCTTTGGCACGTAAAACCTGGAAATTCAGAAATCCCTGTGAAAATAGTTAATTTCGAACCCACCTGTAATTAGCCTATTTGATGCACAGATTTGTGAGTGACAAAACTATCACAATTCCATTCTGTCCAATATACATATACACGCGTAGAAATACATCAATTATTTACTCCTGATCATGTATTTTCTCATTCCAATTTATTCTATAAATAATTATCACCAAGTACACCGTACACACTTAAAAGACAAAAATTTCTGCAGTAAACGAGCAGGCTTAGTTCAGCACTTCAGCTCTTGTGTAACATTATATTTGCTAAAAGCTACTGAAATATATACAAATAATCTCGATGATACATCCTAGTAAAGGACAAAAATCAAATAAAGGGCTGGAGTATATACGAGTGATCGAGAGCAACGGAGCGATGATTCCCATGGGTGTTGGACCAGATCCCTGCTTTGTCTTGGCCGTAAAAGTTGTTTTATAAGTTTTGGTCGCAAACTCGATGGCGTAACAAGATGCAGCCAGTTTATAGGCGCATGGGTGTTTGACTTGGACAAAATTTTTAATGTTTTGGATAAAGCATGCTAGCTAGCttccctttttttgtttttttttgggcatGAATGTTTTATTTCCTCTACACATCACCATAATATGAAAGTACAGAAATGGACTTAactgttttttttatcaatttcGGCAAAACATTGCAATTCATTGTTGGCGGTAACAGAAGCAAGGCGTAGTCTGTATCATGGAAAAAATGTTCTTTTATTGAAAATCTTTCcgtcactagtagaaaactcggtattagtcccggttggtaggcctCAAATCTCTCTAAAAACCATATGGGATAAAATTTTTGAGGTAGGgggagtctttagtcccgggtcgttcaatcgggactaaaatcccctttagtcctgattggtaaAATCAATCGGGACTAAGGGGCGGCCACGCCAAGCGCGGCACGGGCCCCTTTAGTCACGGTTtgtttttccaaccgggattaaagggcaTCCATGCATGCGCCAGCAtggcgcatgcacgtaccctttagtacttaagacttttttaaatgaaatcaaactagtatttatacaattactatatataattATTAGTATactattatacaaatcaaactagtatttatacaattactatatatacaaaaatttgtcctggtcattcctaggatcctcccgtcgaggtgttgctcggtgcgtctAATGCTCGTCCGctgtaatgaaattctccttgtagatttatcacctcgtccaccaggaatcctacgagaccttcacatattacCCCTATTCTGTCCTTCTCCAAGATGCTATGTTGAATACTCTACatttgtaatttggaaatatgcgaatgttacacgaacaattaaatataagaagctagaaaacaattaactattaatagttttatttacGTACTTTCATCTCATGCGGCGACGTCACACCCTTGGGTCTCACAAAACtgtacatgtgctcacagacatagtatccatatagattattcccgagttcctatc harbors:
- the LOC117846280 gene encoding uncharacterized protein At4g14100; the protein is MLPPPPPLMLLPLLLLLLAASSFAAANAKATPPSATAAAGARAGSPAPVPTPWPEQFHAVIFTNLTESGARLQLIDLYYDWPKGRNLNLIHNQLSGDPTYDVEWTNGTSYVFNSASCRTIRFPVGILPPDWLADGAVYLGREHVDGFDCHLWTKVDFIWYYEEVDTGRPVRWNFFNGMQQHVMSFEVGGVLEDSKWQAPAYCFNGDNADTGNVAADRVDVMNSLIRFAGAPAAAMAASFDQ